The window TAAGTTGTACTTAGTGCCTTTCATCATGGCGTCGTTAGCGGCAGTAGTTGCTAGAGATAAACCAATTACGATAATAATTGGACCAACTACAATTGGTGGCAAAACTTTGTTAACCCAATCAGAACCAACTTTTGCAATGACTAAGGCTACAATTACATATACAAGACCAGCAGCAATCGCACCTTGAGCAATTGCTGGATAGCCATCTTGTCTCATTAAGGCTTGCATAGTAGCAACAAAGGCAAAACTTGAACCTAAGTATGCTGGAATTTTGAAGTGGGTAAGAAGCATGTGGACTAATGTACCTACACCAGATGAAAGCAAGGCAATACTTGGATTGATTCCGACTAAAATTGGAACTAAAACGGTTGAACCAAACATGGCAAACAAGTGCTGCATTGAAAGCAAAATTCCTTGTCCAAGTTCAGGTTTTTCATAAACGTCTAAGATCGCATCATCATTATGAAATGTGTCTTTAGGCATCTTTTTCATTTTTTCCTCCTTGAAAACGACATTTGGATGACCTAAAGAAAAAACGACTATCTAAAGAATTCCTTTAAGATAGTCGTTTCTGTTTAAAACTATGCCAAAATAGTTTACGCGCAGATTTCCTTGATAGCCTCACGGGACTAAATTAAAGGTCATCACTTGTATTTCTTTTTTATTTAACTAAGTTATAGGAAAAAAGTCAAGTATAAAATTCTAGCTGTTCTAACTTGTTAATTTAAAAGTTCATAAAAATTTTTAAATATTTCGTATGTAAGCGATATCGTTGCTATAATACGGCTTAGAAAGGCTATTTGACTATCTAAATTAATAATGAACATAAATTAACTTTGACAAACACAAATGAACATATATAATAAAGATGTAATGAGTTAGTTAGCCAAATAGAATTAAGGTGAATAATGCTAAAGAGAGAACGATTAAGAAATATTTTAGAAATTGTAACTGATAGAAAATTTGTAACTGTTGATGAATTAGCTAAGGCACTGCAAGTTTCAGATATGACAATTAGACGGGATCTAAATGAATTAAACACTACTGGAAAGGTAATGCGAATTCATGGAGGAGCACAGGTAATTTCTCAACAAGATTCAGTTGAAAAGAATTATATGCAAAAGAGAGAAATTAACATTTCTGAAAAGCAAGCAGCTGCTGAAATAGCAAGTAAAATTGTTCAAGATGGCGAGACGATATATGTTGGACCAGGAACGACTTTAGAATTTATGGTTGCTAAATTGAATCAAAAAAATTTGCGGATTGTTACTAATTCTTTGCCGGTATTTGAAGCTGCTAAAAAGAATTCGAACAATTATGAACTAATTTTAATTGGTGGATCATATCGTCGAGTTAGTGGTGCCTTCATTGGGGCATTAGCAAATAATCAGTTAAGAGGAATATCTTTTGATCGTGGCTTTGTAGGCGTAAACGGAATTAAGGACACCTCGATGATGACTGCTAACTTAGAAGAAGGACAAACGCAAGGATTGGGATTGAATCGCTCACGTAAAAAGTATGTTGTGGCTGATTATCACAAAATTAACCGTAATGACTTTTATGAGTTTTATCACTTATATGATGTTGATGGCTTAATCACCAGTCCTGGACTTGATCCGGATATTGTAAAGCATTATAGCCAAATCACGACTTTGTATCAGGGTAGTGAATAGCGAAAGGAGAACAACATGAAAGTTGTTATTGGTAGTGATAAGAATGGGTTTGAATTAAAAGAAAAAGTAAAAAAGTACCTAGAAGATGGTGGTTATGAAGTATTAGATGTAACACCAGAACCAGCTGAGGATTTTGTTGAATCTAGCTTAAAAGTTACGCATGAAGTTTTGGACCATGGTATTAAAAAGGCCATCATGTTTGATGAATATGGTGTTGGATCAGCAATGGCATCAAATAAAGTAAAAGGCATGGTAACTGCTGATGTTAACGAAGAAAGAACGGGTCATATGACTGCGATGCACAATGGTGCTAAAGCCTTGGCAATTGGTAGCGGTGTTGTTGGTGAAAAACTTGCCGAATCAATCATTGATTACTACTTGCATACTGAATATGCAGGTGGACGTCACCAAGTTCGCTTAGACATGCTTGAAAAGATGATTTAGAGGAGGCTTTAGAATGTTTGATAATGATAGACCACAACCAGAATTTGTAGACCCAAAGCTTGATAAGCATACTGTTGTTGCATTGGGAAATGACCATATTGTTACACCAATTAAGATGGCATTGTCTGACCACTTAAAAGAAGAAGGCTACCAAGTGTTAGACTTTGGTACTTATGACAACACTAGAACTCACTATCCAATGTATGGTAAGCGTGTTGCTGAAGCAGTTGCTGATGGTAGAGCTGATGTTGGTATTGTAATGTGTGGTACTGGTATCGGTATTTCAACTGCAGCTGATAAGAACGAAGGCATTCGTGCAGCAATGGTTGGCGATGTTGTGCAAGCAAAGTATGCTAAGCGTGAATTGAATGCTAATGTTTTAGGCATGGGCGGAATTGTTTTAGGAAGAGACTTTATTTTCTACATTGCTGATGCATTTTTGAATGAAAAGTATCAACCAACTGAAGAAAATAAGAAGTTAATTGAAAAGATTGATAACATTGCTAAACCAAATCCTGATCAAAAAGATAACGAACACTTCTTTGATGAAGAAAACAAGAAGTGGGCTGAAGGTGTTTACCACGATTAGCTAGAATGGGGTAATAATATGAGTAAATTAGAAGAATTTAGGAAAGCAAATCCCCAATATAAGATCTTAACTTTAGACGATCCATCATTTAAAGAGTACGGTGTACTATATACTAATGACTTTAACTTAGATGATGTTTATAAAGTAATGGAAAATGTCCCAATTCCTGAGACTGGCATGAAGTATATCGCTAATATTCCTGAACTAGCTGATACTTATACCATGCTTGCTGTTAAGCGTGATATTTTCGGCGAAATTCCAATTGACGCTGGTGTTACCTTAGGGCATTCCGATATCTTTACAGCATTTGAATATCACCAATGTTCAGAAGTGAACATTATGCTTGATGATGTGTTAATGGTGCTTGGAAAACGTGAGACTTTAGAAGAGAAGCATTTTGTTGATCCGAATACTGAAGCTAGAATGTTTTATATGCCAAAAGGTACAATTGTAGAACTCTATAATGATACTCTGCACTATGCACCGATTCAGATAACTAAAAAAGGCTATAAGGTAATTGTTGCTGTAATTCATGGAACTAACGCTGTTCTCCCTCAAGGCGTTAAAAGCTTGAATCCACGAGTAGTTAAACGTGGAAAATTTCAAGTTGTCCATCCTTCTCGAAAGGATAAAATTGCACAAGGTTATCAAGTCGGTTTAAGTGGGGATGTAATTAAAACTACGCCCCTTGACGAATAAAATGAAATAGCAATAAACTACAATATTTATAAATTTCCCTCAATTTTTAGTAATAGAAACTTATGGAGCATATGATTATATGCTCCATTTTCTTTATGCTAAAATAAGTTAAAAATTATTTATGAAAGCGCTTGTAATTTATCGAACAATATTATATGATGATGGTGTAGTAAATGAACAAAAACTAACACATAAAAACAAAAGCAAAAAAGTTCATTTACAGATACTGGAAAGGTGGTTCATATGACAGTGGCAACTAGTTTATTTGCTCCTGACGCAGTTTATACCAGCGACAAGACAAGTAAGGAAGAAGTCTTAGAAGAAGTCTATGGCAAATTATTAAAAGCTGGCTATGTAAAAGGAAATTTCCTTTCGCATATTATTGAAAGAGAAGAGCATTATCCAACTGGAATTGACACATCGCCAATTTCTAAAGAGTTGCCAAATGTCGCAATTCCTCATACAGAAGGTGAATTTGTAAATGCTCGCTTGATTGTTCCAATCGCTTTGAAAGATCCAATCAAGTTTCAAAACATGATTGCTCCAGATGAAAGTTTAGAAGTGAAATT of the Lactobacillus isalae genome contains:
- a CDS encoding DeoR/GlpR family DNA-binding transcription regulator, coding for MLKRERLRNILEIVTDRKFVTVDELAKALQVSDMTIRRDLNELNTTGKVMRIHGGAQVISQQDSVEKNYMQKREINISEKQAAAEIASKIVQDGETIYVGPGTTLEFMVAKLNQKNLRIVTNSLPVFEAAKKNSNNYELILIGGSYRRVSGAFIGALANNQLRGISFDRGFVGVNGIKDTSMMTANLEEGQTQGLGLNRSRKKYVVADYHKINRNDFYEFYHLYDVDGLITSPGLDPDIVKHYSQITTLYQGSE
- the lacA gene encoding galactose-6-phosphate isomerase subunit LacA; translated protein: MKVVIGSDKNGFELKEKVKKYLEDGGYEVLDVTPEPAEDFVESSLKVTHEVLDHGIKKAIMFDEYGVGSAMASNKVKGMVTADVNEERTGHMTAMHNGAKALAIGSGVVGEKLAESIIDYYLHTEYAGGRHQVRLDMLEKMI
- the lacB gene encoding galactose-6-phosphate isomerase subunit LacB, which produces MFDNDRPQPEFVDPKLDKHTVVALGNDHIVTPIKMALSDHLKEEGYQVLDFGTYDNTRTHYPMYGKRVAEAVADGRADVGIVMCGTGIGISTAADKNEGIRAAMVGDVVQAKYAKRELNANVLGMGGIVLGRDFIFYIADAFLNEKYQPTEENKKLIEKIDNIAKPNPDQKDNEHFFDEENKKWAEGVYHD
- a CDS encoding DUF4867 family protein translates to MSKLEEFRKANPQYKILTLDDPSFKEYGVLYTNDFNLDDVYKVMENVPIPETGMKYIANIPELADTYTMLAVKRDIFGEIPIDAGVTLGHSDIFTAFEYHQCSEVNIMLDDVLMVLGKRETLEEKHFVDPNTEARMFYMPKGTIVELYNDTLHYAPIQITKKGYKVIVAVIHGTNAVLPQGVKSLNPRVVKRGKFQVVHPSRKDKIAQGYQVGLSGDVIKTTPLDE
- a CDS encoding PTS sugar transporter subunit IIA translates to MTVATSLFAPDAVYTSDKTSKEEVLEEVYGKLLKAGYVKGNFLSHIIEREEHYPTGIDTSPISKELPNVAIPHTEGEFVNARLIVPIALKDPIKFQNMIAPDESLEVKFLFMILNNDPEGQANVLAQIMGFLSTTPVEDLIRLFNLTSTKEIFDFMSENFKQE